One Opitutia bacterium DNA segment encodes these proteins:
- a CDS encoding nuclear transport factor 2 family protein, which produces MKLLAILLLALGAALPASAQKATLADALKAAVLRTDETRIYAMLAADVPALDDMLAADCVYVHSNGVVQTKPQFLTALKSGQLKYVAVRYTTPPQVRLYGEAAVLQGTTQIEIAGPDGKTVKPTLLVTAVYAMIHDRWLLVSYQSTNAPAAPGR; this is translated from the coding sequence ATGAAACTCCTCGCGATCCTCCTGCTCGCGCTCGGCGCGGCCCTGCCTGCCTCCGCGCAAAAGGCCACGCTGGCGGACGCCCTGAAGGCCGCGGTGTTGCGCACCGACGAGACGCGCATCTACGCCATGCTGGCCGCCGACGTCCCCGCGCTCGACGACATGCTCGCCGCCGACTGCGTCTACGTGCACTCGAACGGCGTGGTGCAAACGAAGCCGCAGTTCCTCACGGCGCTGAAATCTGGCCAGCTCAAATACGTCGCTGTGCGCTACACGACGCCGCCCCAAGTTCGGCTCTACGGTGAAGCGGCGGTGTTGCAAGGCACGACGCAGATTGAAATCGCCGGACCGGACGGGAAAACGGTGAAACCCACTCTCCTCGTCACGGCCGTCTACGCGATGATCCACGATCGCTGGCTGCTCGTCTCCTACCAGTCGACCAACGCCCC